In Rhodothermus profundi, the following are encoded in one genomic region:
- a CDS encoding CBS domain-containing protein: MRIVQLIQEELQPLRPDDTVRRAREQMGQQRVRHLPIVDRGGTLRGVVSDEQLRLVDDLEQPVAALVRGAPISVTPDLHVFDAARVVLQHGLTVLPVAESNQHYQGAVLSQQLLEQLIRMLSLHESGAILELEIEARDYALSNLLYCIEQCDARVRTLLVQPVDAAEHRFRVTLKLNVQDTARIRHVLEHRGFHVTAAYNEEDDEELRQRIEAFMRYLEV, translated from the coding sequence ATGCGGATTGTACAACTGATTCAGGAAGAGCTGCAGCCCCTCAGACCCGACGACACTGTGCGTCGGGCTCGGGAGCAAATGGGGCAGCAGCGAGTGCGCCATCTTCCGATTGTTGACAGAGGAGGGACGTTACGGGGGGTGGTGTCTGATGAGCAGCTTCGGCTGGTAGATGATCTGGAGCAGCCGGTTGCGGCGCTGGTGCGCGGCGCGCCCATCAGTGTAACGCCCGATCTGCATGTGTTTGATGCGGCCCGTGTCGTGTTGCAGCATGGCTTGACCGTGCTACCCGTCGCCGAATCGAACCAGCATTATCAGGGGGCTGTGCTGAGCCAGCAATTGCTGGAGCAGCTCATTCGCATGCTTTCGCTGCATGAGTCCGGCGCTATTCTGGAGCTGGAGATTGAAGCGCGTGACTACGCGCTGTCCAACTTACTCTACTGCATAGAACAATGCGACGCGCGCGTGCGAACGCTGCTGGTGCAGCCGGTTGATGCTGCGGAGCATCGCTTTCGCGTGACGCTGAAGCTGAACGTGCAGGATACCGCTCGCATCCGTCATGTGCTGGAGCATCGCGGATTCCATGTGACCGCTGCGTACAACGAAGAGGACGACGAAGAACTTCGCCAGCGCATCGAGGCCTTTATGCGCTACCTGGAAGTTTAA
- a CDS encoding BatA domain-containing protein has protein sequence MTFLNPLALLALVAAAIPILVHLFHFRRPQRVAFSSLVFLKELQQTALQRLRIRQWLLLLLRTLALVCLVLAFARPVLRGPLASWVGGGKASVVGLVLDNSPSMAVRDAGGAYFTQARVIAAGILAQLDPDTRVCLVPVAGNAIAPEPVPRSVAEEQLRLLAIQHGARTLSAALRSASACVQQVQAPAVLYVISDLQASMLVDSLEQFVPEPLPTLLIPVGGQTPANLAITAVRIANRIIEQGQPVQIEATLANFGTAAANGVVATLALDEQRVAQASVDLPPGGSARVTFSTTPMRRGWLPGIVELLQPDALLEDNTHYLVLHVPEVRRLLVVAGAQARTDYLELAFAPEIRQDRVRFEITRIDETALPATDLEEYDVVVLVGVHDLSSGEVAVLMRYVAEGGGVLFFPGADGRLADYQQLLTALGAGQIRGFVGNWRGATPIATFGRMDLAHPLFEGLFVRLPGQREVQAERPAVYFALNYAPGQGVEQTLIHMSNGLPLLQEVRHGQGRALLWTVAPDPAWTEWPLRGLFVPLLYRAVFYLAGGEEALQRTLEAGKPARVRLQSFPAAAIPELVGPDGQVYRADPERRGSVRWARFEPGPARPGIYELRAGDQVVQRVAVNFDVAESDLRPESPEVAVRQLQAQTGLSVTLLEIPEASPPVVAEALRKAQVGVALWNVFLGLALGFLVLEMLVGLRARVETVTTGNA, from the coding sequence ATGACGTTTTTGAATCCGCTGGCGTTGCTAGCCCTGGTGGCAGCGGCCATTCCTATTCTGGTGCATCTGTTTCACTTTCGGCGGCCCCAGCGGGTGGCTTTCAGCTCTCTGGTTTTCCTGAAGGAATTGCAGCAAACGGCGCTGCAGCGGCTTCGCATTCGCCAGTGGCTATTGCTACTGCTGCGTACGTTAGCGCTGGTGTGTCTGGTACTGGCCTTTGCCCGGCCGGTGCTGCGGGGACCGTTGGCTTCCTGGGTAGGAGGAGGAAAGGCTTCCGTAGTTGGGCTGGTGCTTGATAATTCGCCTTCAATGGCCGTGCGGGATGCCGGGGGGGCTTATTTTACGCAGGCGCGGGTTATTGCGGCAGGTATCCTGGCCCAGCTTGATCCCGACACGCGCGTTTGTCTGGTACCGGTTGCCGGGAACGCGATAGCGCCAGAGCCAGTGCCGCGTAGCGTTGCTGAAGAACAACTGCGCCTGCTTGCGATTCAGCACGGGGCGCGGACGCTTTCGGCTGCCCTGCGTAGCGCCAGCGCTTGCGTGCAACAGGTGCAGGCGCCGGCTGTGCTCTACGTCATCAGCGACTTGCAGGCGTCGATGTTGGTTGATTCTCTGGAGCAGTTCGTTCCAGAGCCGCTGCCGACCCTGCTGATTCCTGTTGGCGGTCAGACCCCTGCCAATCTCGCCATTACAGCGGTTCGGATTGCTAACCGCATCATCGAACAGGGACAGCCGGTACAGATTGAGGCGACGCTGGCCAACTTTGGCACGGCGGCCGCCAACGGAGTCGTCGCAACGCTTGCGCTCGACGAGCAGCGGGTGGCGCAGGCGTCGGTCGATTTGCCACCGGGTGGGAGCGCTCGCGTTACCTTTTCCACCACGCCGATGCGACGGGGGTGGCTGCCAGGCATTGTAGAGTTGCTGCAACCCGACGCGTTGCTTGAAGACAACACGCACTATCTGGTGCTGCACGTGCCTGAAGTGCGGCGGTTGTTGGTGGTGGCGGGAGCGCAGGCCCGTACGGACTACCTGGAGTTAGCCTTTGCACCGGAGATCCGACAGGATCGCGTGCGCTTTGAGATAACGCGAATTGACGAAACGGCGCTGCCGGCGACAGATCTGGAAGAATACGACGTAGTTGTGCTGGTGGGCGTGCACGATCTGTCGAGTGGGGAAGTGGCAGTCCTGATGCGCTATGTCGCCGAAGGAGGGGGCGTGCTGTTTTTTCCGGGGGCTGATGGTCGGCTGGCAGACTACCAGCAACTGCTAACAGCACTGGGAGCTGGTCAGATTCGAGGCTTTGTGGGAAACTGGAGGGGAGCGACGCCAATCGCGACGTTTGGACGGATGGACTTAGCGCATCCCCTCTTTGAGGGACTGTTTGTGCGATTGCCCGGTCAACGAGAGGTGCAGGCAGAGCGACCGGCCGTTTATTTTGCGCTGAACTACGCGCCCGGTCAGGGTGTGGAGCAGACGTTGATCCATATGAGTAATGGGTTGCCGCTTCTGCAGGAGGTGCGGCATGGCCAGGGACGGGCTCTGCTGTGGACGGTCGCTCCTGATCCGGCCTGGACCGAGTGGCCTCTGCGAGGCCTCTTTGTGCCTCTGTTATATCGGGCCGTGTTTTACCTGGCAGGTGGGGAAGAGGCGCTGCAGCGCACGCTGGAAGCGGGCAAGCCCGCACGCGTGCGTCTTCAGTCGTTTCCAGCCGCAGCCATTCCGGAACTGGTCGGACCGGACGGACAGGTTTACCGGGCCGACCCGGAGCGTCGAGGAAGTGTGCGGTGGGCTCGCTTTGAGCCGGGCCCAGCACGGCCGGGCATTTACGAGCTGCGGGCTGGCGATCAGGTAGTGCAGCGGGTGGCTGTCAACTTCGACGTGGCTGAGTCAGACCTGCGGCCGGAATCTCCCGAAGTAGCAGTGCGTCAGCTACAAGCTCAGACGGGCCTGTCGGTTACGTTGTTGGAGATCCCCGAGGCGTCCCCTCCCGTTGTTGCGGAGGCGCTCCGTAAGGCGCAGGTAGGCGTCGCACTCTGGAACGTCTTTTTAGGGCTGGCGTTGGGCTTTCTGGTACTGGAAATGCTGGTAGGCCTTCGGGCTCGCGTCGAAACCGTGACGACCGGCAACGCGTAG
- a CDS encoding class I SAM-dependent methyltransferase produces the protein MRYDPVKDRLGRFFGRHPLLQRLFFALLHLIFLRSWYVRRALRRIFARWPTDRRVRVLDAGTGFGQYAYYVARRYPQAEVVGVDLKTDYLEQARRFVARTPVADRVRFLQDDLTRLQTEGPFDLILAVDVLEHIEDDLAVLRNFARVLRPGGYVIINTPSDQGGSDVHAPGQQSFIDEHVREGYSRELLEARLGEAGLEPVESHYSYGAAGALAWRLLIKYPMLGLQRSTLVYLVLPVYYLVVLPVGLMLNALDVVKQNRSGTGLLVVARKPGS, from the coding sequence ATGCGCTACGATCCGGTCAAAGATCGACTAGGACGATTCTTTGGGCGCCATCCGCTACTGCAGCGGCTGTTTTTCGCCCTGTTGCACCTGATTTTCCTGCGCAGTTGGTATGTGCGGCGGGCGCTGCGTCGAATTTTTGCGCGCTGGCCTACCGACCGACGCGTGCGGGTGCTCGATGCTGGGACTGGCTTTGGGCAGTACGCGTATTACGTGGCTCGTCGGTATCCGCAAGCCGAGGTGGTGGGGGTCGATCTTAAAACCGATTATCTGGAGCAGGCTCGGCGTTTTGTGGCCCGGACGCCTGTGGCTGACCGCGTGCGCTTCCTGCAAGACGACTTGACCCGGCTGCAGACCGAAGGCCCCTTTGACTTGATTCTGGCTGTAGATGTCTTGGAGCATATCGAAGATGATCTGGCTGTGCTGCGCAACTTTGCGCGCGTGCTACGACCCGGTGGTTACGTGATCATCAATACGCCTTCTGATCAGGGAGGCTCCGACGTGCACGCCCCTGGCCAGCAGAGCTTCATCGATGAGCATGTGCGTGAAGGATACAGCCGAGAACTGCTGGAAGCTCGGCTTGGTGAGGCAGGATTGGAGCCTGTCGAAAGTCACTACAGCTACGGTGCTGCAGGAGCACTGGCCTGGCGTCTGCTTATCAAATACCCGATGCTGGGGCTGCAACGAAGTACGCTGGTTTACCTGGTTCTCCCGGTATACTACCTGGTCGTGTTGCCTGTAGGACTGATGCTGAATGCACTGGACGTGGTAAAGCAGAATCGATCGGGCACCGGGCTGCTCGTGGTGGCCCGCAAGCCAGGCAGCTAA
- the gyrB gene encoding DNA topoisomerase (ATP-hydrolyzing) subunit B: protein MRTHPAETSDYVASNIQILEGLEAVRKRPAMYIGDVGIRGLHHLVYEVVDNAIDEAMAGYCDRIAVTINEDGSITVEDNGRGIPVDEHPTEKRSALEVVMTTLHAGGKFDKSTYKVSGGLHGVGVSCVNALSRKLIATVRRDGYVWRQTYACGKPTSPVERVRPMQEGEETGTIVQFWPDPTIFKTVEFRFDTLAERLRELAYLNRGVRISIEDRREEDESLRYEAYYFEGGLVEFVRYLDETRTPIHEEVIYIAGETDEVIVEVALRYNDGYAENVLSFVNNINTHEGGTHVAGFRTALTRTLKAYAEKNNLLKHFKGELSGEDFREGLTAVISVKVPEPQFEGQTKTKLGNSEVQGIVAGIVSEHLSRWLEDHPREARRILDKVILAAQARMAARKARELVQRKNALNGSSLPGKLADCASRDPSKCELFLVEGDSAGGSAKQGRNREFQAILPLRGKILNVEKARLDKILENEEIRNIVTALGTGLATTEEDFDLSKLRYHRIIIMTDADVDGAHIRTLLLTFFYRQLRPLVEGGYIYIALPPLYRVKVGKTERYAWSDEELHRLVQELTDGQPQRAVIQRYKGLGEMNPDQLWETTMNPETRILQQVTVEDAAAADRIFSILMGDAVEPRRKFIERNARYATLDV, encoded by the coding sequence ATGCGTACGCATCCGGCTGAAACTTCAGATTACGTCGCGTCCAATATTCAGATTCTGGAAGGGCTCGAAGCGGTTCGCAAGCGGCCCGCCATGTACATTGGTGATGTAGGCATTCGCGGCCTGCATCACCTGGTCTATGAGGTCGTGGACAATGCGATCGACGAGGCCATGGCGGGCTACTGTGATCGCATTGCGGTTACCATCAACGAGGATGGTTCGATTACGGTTGAAGATAATGGTCGGGGCATTCCCGTTGACGAGCACCCGACCGAGAAGCGGTCGGCGCTTGAGGTGGTAATGACTACGCTGCATGCCGGCGGCAAGTTTGACAAAAGCACTTACAAGGTATCGGGTGGCCTGCATGGCGTAGGCGTTTCCTGTGTGAATGCCCTGTCTCGCAAGCTGATCGCGACGGTGCGCCGCGACGGGTATGTCTGGCGCCAGACCTATGCCTGTGGTAAGCCTACTTCACCCGTCGAACGGGTGCGTCCGATGCAGGAGGGGGAGGAGACGGGCACCATCGTGCAGTTCTGGCCGGATCCGACCATTTTCAAAACTGTCGAGTTCCGGTTCGATACGCTGGCCGAGCGGTTGCGGGAACTGGCGTACCTGAACCGTGGCGTGCGCATTTCAATTGAGGACCGGCGCGAAGAGGACGAGTCGCTTCGGTATGAAGCGTACTATTTCGAAGGCGGATTGGTAGAATTTGTGCGCTACCTGGATGAGACGCGCACGCCAATCCATGAGGAGGTCATCTATATTGCTGGCGAAACGGATGAGGTCATCGTCGAGGTCGCCCTGCGCTACAATGACGGATATGCCGAGAACGTCCTCTCCTTTGTAAACAACATCAACACGCACGAAGGGGGCACCCACGTAGCCGGCTTTCGCACGGCCCTTACCCGTACGCTCAAGGCGTACGCCGAGAAGAATAACCTGCTGAAGCACTTCAAGGGAGAGCTGTCGGGCGAGGACTTTCGCGAGGGGCTGACCGCTGTTATCTCGGTCAAGGTACCGGAGCCGCAGTTTGAGGGCCAGACCAAGACGAAGCTGGGCAACTCAGAAGTTCAGGGCATCGTGGCGGGGATTGTGTCCGAGCATCTGAGTCGCTGGCTGGAAGATCATCCCCGCGAAGCCCGGCGCATTCTGGACAAGGTCATTCTGGCGGCGCAGGCCCGAATGGCCGCGCGCAAAGCGCGGGAGCTGGTGCAGCGTAAAAATGCTCTCAACGGGTCCAGTCTGCCAGGCAAGCTGGCCGACTGCGCCTCGCGCGATCCCTCAAAATGTGAACTGTTTCTGGTAGAAGGCGATTCGGCCGGTGGAAGTGCCAAGCAGGGACGCAACCGAGAATTTCAGGCTATTTTGCCGCTGCGTGGGAAAATTCTAAACGTTGAAAAGGCACGGCTCGACAAAATCCTGGAAAACGAGGAGATTCGGAATATTGTTACAGCGCTGGGGACCGGCCTGGCGACGACCGAAGAAGACTTCGATCTGAGCAAGCTCCGCTACCATCGCATCATTATTATGACGGATGCAGACGTGGACGGAGCGCATATTCGGACGCTGCTGCTGACGTTTTTCTACCGCCAGCTTCGTCCCCTGGTGGAAGGCGGCTACATCTATATCGCCCTGCCTCCTCTCTATCGCGTGAAGGTGGGCAAAACTGAACGTTACGCCTGGAGCGACGAGGAACTGCACCGGCTGGTGCAGGAATTGACCGATGGCCAGCCGCAACGCGCGGTTATCCAGCGCTACAAAGGACTTGGTGAAATGAATCCAGACCAGCTCTGGGAAACGACCATGAACCCGGAAACGCGCATCCTGCAGCAGGTAACCGTCGAGGATGCAGCGGCTGCTGACCGGATCTTTTCCATTCTGATGGGCGATGCGGTGGAGCCGCGCCGAAAGTTTATCGAACGAAATGCCCGTTACGCAACGCTCGATGTTTGA
- a CDS encoding metal-dependent hydrolase family protein, whose protein sequence is MRWSIFLLVFGMAVSTQAQRPTGRLLIHCGTVIDPGVSMEPMRTRTIIVRGDRIEAVQAGFASPQAGDQVVDLREAYCLPGLIDMHTHLSMESRKGGYLDRFRMSPALQALRATIYARRTLMAGFTTVRDVGGNEGIDLALRDAINQGWIVGPRMFVAGKSLAIMGGHADPTNGFREDILGIPTEAEGVVNGVASARRGVRLAIKRGADVIKITATGGVLSIARDGSSPQFFEDEIRAIVEVARDFGLKVAAHAHGDEGMQRAIRAGVASIEHGTFMSDQTMEMMKKYGVYMVPTITAGRSVADSAKIPGYYVPVVAEKAKRIGPVIQETFARAYRAGVPIAFGTDAGVFRHGRNALEFVYMVEAGMPPIEAIKAATYNAADLLGQLDNLGTLEPGKWADLIAVERNPLEDISALQEVSFVMKAGVIYKQNGQPVPQPVQ, encoded by the coding sequence ATGCGGTGGAGCATCTTTCTGCTGGTATTTGGAATGGCCGTTAGCACGCAGGCGCAGCGTCCGACCGGCCGTTTGCTCATTCACTGTGGTACGGTTATCGACCCGGGTGTCTCTATGGAGCCAATGCGCACGCGCACCATTATTGTGCGGGGCGATCGCATCGAAGCAGTACAGGCTGGCTTCGCGTCCCCTCAGGCAGGTGATCAGGTGGTTGATCTTCGCGAAGCGTACTGCCTGCCTGGCCTCATCGACATGCACACGCACCTGTCGATGGAAAGTCGAAAAGGCGGCTATTTAGACCGGTTTCGGATGTCCCCCGCCTTACAGGCCCTTCGGGCCACCATCTATGCCCGACGCACACTCATGGCGGGCTTTACGACGGTCCGAGACGTAGGGGGCAATGAGGGAATCGACCTGGCCCTTCGGGATGCGATCAACCAGGGCTGGATCGTTGGGCCACGCATGTTTGTGGCGGGCAAGAGCCTGGCCATCATGGGCGGACATGCCGATCCCACCAACGGCTTCCGCGAAGACATTCTCGGCATTCCCACCGAAGCCGAAGGGGTCGTCAACGGCGTGGCCAGCGCGCGCCGAGGCGTCCGGTTAGCCATCAAACGTGGGGCCGACGTCATCAAAATCACGGCTACGGGCGGCGTGCTTTCTATCGCGCGCGACGGTTCTTCGCCGCAATTTTTTGAAGATGAGATCCGCGCCATTGTTGAAGTAGCGCGTGATTTTGGGCTGAAGGTGGCCGCGCACGCGCACGGCGACGAAGGCATGCAGCGAGCCATTCGAGCAGGCGTGGCCTCTATTGAGCACGGCACATTTATGAGCGATCAGACCATGGAGATGATGAAAAAGTATGGCGTCTACATGGTCCCCACCATCACAGCCGGCCGAAGCGTGGCAGACTCGGCTAAAATCCCGGGCTATTATGTGCCGGTGGTAGCCGAAAAAGCCAAACGGATTGGCCCGGTTATTCAGGAAACGTTTGCCCGCGCCTATCGGGCCGGCGTTCCCATTGCCTTTGGTACCGATGCGGGTGTCTTTCGCCACGGCCGCAATGCGCTGGAGTTTGTCTACATGGTAGAGGCCGGGATGCCGCCTATAGAGGCTATCAAGGCGGCTACCTACAATGCAGCAGACCTGCTAGGCCAGCTTGACAACCTGGGAACGCTCGAACCAGGCAAGTGGGCCGACCTGATCGCCGTCGAACGCAATCCCCTGGAAGACATTTCAGCGCTGCAAGAAGTGAGCTTCGTCATGAAAGCGGGCGTCATCTATAAGCAGAACGGACAGCCCGTCCCTCAGCCTGTGCAGTAG
- the hflX gene encoding GTPase HflX produces the protein MYTATAPRPETAILVGVVTPDTTRWDVEDSLEELAQLARTAGAEVTDRVLQVLRRIHAATYIGRGKVEELRRLVAARRSDLVIFDDDLSPAQMRNLERALGCKLLDRTGLILDIFARRARTAVAKAQVELAQLEYMRTRLTRQWTHLSRQKGGIGTKGPGETQLETDRRLIARRIAVLRKRLERIDRQRTTQRKQRQRYTRVSLVGYTNAGKSTLMNVLAGTNVLAEDRLFATLDATTRLIYLQPGKPVLLSDTVGFIRKLPHRLIESFKSTLDEVRESDVLLHLVDATHPRFEDHIQVVHETLAELGAADKPMLLVFNKIDRLADLGLLQALRATYPEAVFISALRGIGLEELKRRLQERIEAEALELDICVPLTEGRTLAYLYQVADVLEETYLYARNGHDATPLPAAKLRIRVPMHRQASVERLLVRFRAWQPLSDEAS, from the coding sequence TTGTACACGGCCACAGCTCCTCGTCCGGAGACGGCGATTCTGGTAGGCGTTGTAACGCCTGACACGACGCGCTGGGACGTCGAAGATTCGCTGGAAGAGTTGGCCCAGCTTGCACGTACAGCCGGAGCGGAGGTAACAGATCGCGTGCTTCAGGTGCTTCGGCGTATCCATGCGGCCACGTATATTGGTCGGGGAAAAGTTGAGGAGCTTCGACGTCTGGTAGCCGCCCGTCGCAGCGACCTGGTTATCTTTGATGATGACCTGTCCCCAGCCCAGATGCGCAACCTGGAGCGAGCACTGGGCTGCAAACTGCTGGATCGCACAGGCTTGATCCTGGACATTTTTGCGCGGAGGGCTCGCACGGCTGTGGCTAAAGCGCAGGTCGAGTTGGCCCAACTGGAGTACATGCGCACCCGCCTGACGCGCCAGTGGACGCACCTGTCCCGCCAGAAAGGGGGAATTGGAACCAAGGGACCGGGCGAAACCCAGCTTGAGACCGACCGCCGACTGATCGCACGGCGCATAGCCGTGCTCCGTAAACGCCTGGAGCGGATTGATCGGCAACGGACCACCCAGCGTAAGCAGCGGCAACGCTATACCCGCGTCTCGCTGGTGGGCTACACAAATGCAGGCAAATCAACGCTCATGAATGTACTGGCCGGCACCAACGTGCTGGCTGAAGATCGCCTCTTTGCCACGTTGGATGCTACGACGCGATTGATCTATCTGCAACCGGGCAAGCCTGTACTGCTCTCCGACACCGTGGGATTTATTCGTAAGCTACCGCACCGCCTCATCGAAAGCTTCAAGAGTACGCTTGACGAGGTGCGCGAAAGTGATGTGCTGTTGCACCTGGTGGACGCCACGCATCCTCGCTTTGAGGATCATATCCAGGTGGTTCACGAGACGCTGGCCGAGCTGGGAGCGGCCGACAAGCCCATGCTGCTTGTGTTCAATAAAATAGACAGACTGGCCGATCTGGGACTGCTACAAGCCTTGCGGGCAACGTATCCGGAGGCTGTTTTCATCTCAGCGCTGCGCGGAATTGGGCTGGAAGAACTCAAACGGCGGCTGCAGGAACGCATTGAAGCCGAAGCGCTGGAGCTGGACATCTGCGTACCCCTGACGGAAGGACGTACGCTGGCTTATCTCTATCAGGTAGCCGACGTGCTGGAAGAAACCTATCTGTATGCCCGCAATGGCCACGATGCAACGCCCCTGCCGGCGGCGAAACTGCGCATTCGGGTGCCCATGCACCGGCAGGCGAGCGTTGAGCGCCTTCTTGTACGCTTTCGTGCCTGGCAGCCCCTGTCGGATGAGGCGTCGTAG
- a CDS encoding glycosyltransferase family 2 protein, whose translation MRPDLSIVVPVYDEAASLPELAEEIRAVCEAHGYRFEVWFVDDGSRDNSWEVIERIHAEDPRFAGVRLRRNYGKSAALAVGFERAQGRYVVTLDADLQDDPAEIPGLIDLLESGYDLVSGWKKKRQDPPGKTIPSRFFNFVTRKLSGIPLHDFNCGLKAYRQEVVKAVRLYGELHRYIPLLAYWEGFTRITEKPVRHRPRKYGRTKFGLERFIRGFLDLITVLFLTRFMSRPMHFFGTFGVLAFLAGFVISLWLSLEKLVWNQPLTNRPLLLLGVLMILVGVQMFTTGLLGELIIRERMERLPAYQVVAEYPPESVRTV comes from the coding sequence ATGAGGCCCGATCTCAGCATTGTGGTGCCGGTCTATGACGAGGCGGCTTCTCTTCCGGAGCTGGCCGAGGAAATTCGTGCGGTCTGCGAAGCGCACGGTTACCGTTTTGAGGTATGGTTCGTGGACGACGGTTCTCGAGACAATTCCTGGGAGGTGATCGAACGGATTCATGCCGAAGATCCGCGATTTGCAGGGGTGCGCCTGCGCCGCAACTATGGTAAAAGCGCAGCCCTGGCTGTAGGATTTGAGCGGGCGCAAGGGCGCTATGTGGTTACGCTTGACGCGGATCTGCAGGACGACCCTGCTGAGATTCCCGGGCTAATCGACTTGCTGGAATCGGGCTACGATCTGGTCAGCGGTTGGAAAAAAAAGCGGCAGGATCCTCCCGGTAAAACGATTCCAAGCCGCTTCTTTAATTTTGTCACGCGCAAACTTTCAGGCATCCCGCTCCACGACTTCAACTGTGGCTTGAAGGCTTATCGGCAGGAGGTGGTGAAAGCAGTGCGGCTCTATGGCGAACTCCATCGGTATATTCCGCTGCTGGCCTACTGGGAAGGATTCACGCGCATCACTGAAAAGCCCGTACGTCATCGGCCGCGCAAGTATGGACGCACAAAATTTGGACTGGAGCGCTTTATTCGAGGCTTCCTGGATCTGATTACGGTTCTGTTTCTGACGCGCTTCATGTCGCGTCCCATGCACTTTTTTGGCACGTTCGGCGTGCTGGCTTTTCTGGCCGGTTTTGTGATCAGTCTATGGCTTTCGCTGGAGAAACTTGTCTGGAACCAGCCGCTTACCAACCGGCCACTGCTGCTCCTGGGAGTGCTGATGATTCTGGTCGGCGTGCAGATGTTTACCACAGGATTGCTCGGCGAGCTGATCATCCGCGAGCGTATGGAGCGCCTGCCTGCCTACCAGGTGGTTGCGGAGTATCCGCCGGAAAGCGTGCGAACCGTCTGA
- a CDS encoding glycosyltransferase: MARLTLVGPVAPYRGGIAHFTEALAQALQARGHQVRALSFRRQYPRWLFPGRQQTEPEPTTASMPAAYVLDPLHPWTWRQAVRTLQQQQPDLVVFQYWLPFFAPAYGVIARWLRRKGIRAVALVHNALPHERHVLDAALSRWFLRQCRARIVLSTAVAQQLAALGVPAEVRLVHPIDPRYGPGRPRKEARQRLGLPVEAPVLLFFGFVRRYKGLDVLLEAMPSIRAALPDVQLIVAGEFYERPEYYQERIRALGLTSCVHVHDHYIPESSVVWYFSAADLVVQPYLAATQSGVVPLAFHFERPVVVTAVGGLPEVVPHEIAGFVVPPDDVNALAEAVVRFFQEGWAERLTQGVRRLRTRFGWDPLCETLEQMLPEGCATIRSKID, from the coding sequence ATGGCCCGTCTGACGCTGGTTGGTCCGGTGGCTCCTTATCGAGGAGGGATCGCTCACTTTACGGAAGCGCTGGCGCAGGCGCTGCAGGCGCGGGGACATCAGGTCAGGGCGTTGAGCTTTCGTCGCCAGTATCCCCGGTGGCTTTTTCCGGGGCGCCAACAGACCGAGCCAGAACCCACCACCGCTTCCATGCCAGCCGCTTATGTGCTGGATCCGCTGCACCCATGGACCTGGCGGCAGGCTGTCCGTACGCTCCAGCAGCAGCAACCGGACCTGGTGGTGTTCCAGTACTGGCTGCCGTTTTTTGCGCCGGCCTATGGGGTGATAGCCAGATGGCTGCGCCGCAAAGGCATTCGCGCAGTCGCCCTGGTGCACAATGCGCTGCCCCATGAGCGGCACGTGCTGGATGCTGCGCTTAGCCGCTGGTTTCTGCGTCAATGCCGCGCGCGCATTGTGCTGTCGACAGCCGTCGCCCAACAACTGGCCGCCTTAGGCGTGCCGGCCGAGGTGCGGCTTGTGCATCCGATTGATCCCCGCTACGGTCCGGGGCGTCCCCGCAAGGAGGCGCGGCAACGACTCGGCTTGCCCGTTGAGGCTCCTGTGCTTCTGTTTTTTGGGTTTGTGCGTCGCTATAAAGGGCTGGACGTGCTCCTGGAGGCGATGCCGAGCATTCGGGCAGCGTTGCCCGATGTACAACTGATAGTAGCGGGTGAGTTTTATGAGCGTCCTGAGTACTACCAGGAGCGCATCCGCGCGCTGGGACTCACCTCGTGCGTGCACGTGCACGATCACTACATTCCGGAGTCATCCGTGGTCTGGTACTTTTCAGCAGCGGATCTGGTGGTGCAGCCCTATCTTGCCGCTACCCAGAGCGGCGTCGTACCCCTGGCGTTTCACTTTGAGCGACCGGTGGTGGTGACAGCAGTAGGAGGACTGCCCGAAGTAGTTCCCCATGAGATAGCCGGCTTTGTGGTGCCCCCGGACGACGTCAACGCCCTGGCCGAGGCAGTTGTGCGCTTTTTCCAGGAGGGATGGGCGGAACGATTGACGCAGGGCGTTCGACGCCTGCGGACGCGTTTTGGCTGGGATCCGCTGTGTGAGACGCTAGAACAGATGCTACCTGAAGGATGCGCTACGATCCGGTCAAAGATCGACTAG